From the genome of Gemmatimonas phototrophica, one region includes:
- a CDS encoding valine--tRNA ligase — protein MTWPDSALPTTYDAAATEAAWYPTWTEHGVFTADPARAASREPFVIVIPPPNVTAVLHMGHGLNNTVQDVLIRWRRMAGDEALWVPGTDHAGIATQNVVEKQLAAEGKTRFDLGREPFVQRVAEFVDKTGGEILNQLKSIGASADWTRTAYTFSPELSKSVREAFVRLHEDGLVYKGHRVIHWCPRCGTSLSDEEAEFTDTNGKLYLLRYVLADDPSQSITVATTRPETMLGDVAVAVNPDDERYQPLIGRDVVLPLNGVRIPIIGDSYTDPTFGSGAVKITPAHDANDFEVGKRHNLAMPVIIDAEGVVREVEGAAGRVPAELSGVDRFAARKAIVTLLEAAGALVKIENHAHSVRHCYRCDTVVEPRLSDQWFVKMQPLADKALAALRTGELRILPERWEAVYVNWLEGIRDWNISRQIWWGHRVPVWYCTAACGEAPIVSRTDVATCPGCQGTVRQDEDVLDTWFSSWLWPFSTLGWPEKTPDLKAFYPGDVLVTAPEILFFWVARMVMSGCWFLDKAPFHTVYLHGTVRDMQHRKMSKSLGNGIDPLDVVKLYGADALRWTMVAGLGLGVDIMLDPNDLEKSFSPGRNFCTKLWNIGRFLLSRVGTDPVAPVASLDRAQLAPADRWILERLDVAIADCDAALGPARPSDLATWTEQERGRGLRLSEYAEAARRFVWNELADWYLESIKPRLAAEGTADREVARAVLAHAFDGALRLLHPVVPFITEELWQKLPQTPQGAFIAQASWPVASGEAAGAGAGFEMVRESVAAIRQVRAEYNVNPGAWVEAILVASGDAQGMLVAQADTVGSLARSKVRVETTNPGGAAAQVLLSGGVELVVPLAGMIDLDKEKQRLDTEIAQLDKQLTALDARLSNDGFISKAKPQVVEAERAKAAEWRARLEQLRQKRTAIAA, from the coding sequence ATGACTTGGCCTGATTCCGCTCTCCCGACGACCTACGACGCTGCTGCAACGGAGGCGGCGTGGTACCCCACATGGACTGAACATGGGGTGTTCACCGCCGACCCTGCCCGGGCCGCGTCCCGTGAACCCTTTGTGATCGTCATTCCGCCGCCCAATGTGACGGCGGTGCTGCACATGGGTCACGGGCTCAACAACACCGTGCAGGACGTACTCATTCGCTGGCGCCGTATGGCTGGCGACGAGGCACTCTGGGTGCCGGGCACTGACCACGCCGGCATTGCCACGCAGAATGTGGTGGAGAAGCAGCTCGCCGCCGAAGGGAAGACCCGCTTCGACCTGGGGCGTGAGCCGTTCGTGCAGCGTGTTGCCGAGTTTGTGGACAAGACCGGTGGCGAAATTCTGAATCAGCTCAAGTCCATTGGCGCCAGCGCCGACTGGACGCGGACGGCCTACACCTTCTCCCCCGAGCTGTCCAAGTCGGTGCGGGAAGCATTTGTGCGGCTGCACGAAGATGGGTTGGTGTACAAGGGCCACCGCGTCATTCACTGGTGCCCGCGCTGCGGCACCAGCCTGTCCGACGAAGAAGCGGAGTTCACCGACACCAACGGCAAGCTGTATCTCCTGCGCTACGTGCTGGCCGACGATCCGTCGCAGTCCATCACGGTGGCCACCACGCGTCCGGAAACGATGCTGGGTGACGTGGCCGTCGCTGTAAATCCGGACGATGAGCGCTATCAGCCGCTCATTGGCCGCGACGTGGTGCTGCCTCTGAACGGTGTGCGCATTCCGATCATTGGCGACAGCTATACCGACCCCACCTTCGGTTCCGGCGCGGTGAAGATCACGCCCGCGCACGACGCCAACGACTTTGAGGTGGGCAAGCGGCACAACCTCGCCATGCCCGTCATCATCGATGCCGAAGGCGTGGTGCGCGAAGTGGAAGGCGCCGCTGGCCGCGTGCCGGCCGAGCTGTCGGGGGTCGATCGCTTTGCCGCGCGCAAAGCCATTGTGACCCTGCTGGAAGCGGCAGGCGCCCTGGTGAAGATCGAAAACCACGCGCACAGCGTGCGGCACTGCTACCGCTGTGACACCGTGGTGGAGCCGCGGCTTTCCGACCAGTGGTTCGTGAAGATGCAGCCGCTCGCCGACAAGGCGCTGGCCGCGTTGCGTACGGGTGAGCTGCGCATTCTCCCCGAACGCTGGGAAGCCGTGTATGTGAACTGGCTCGAAGGCATTCGAGACTGGAACATCTCGCGTCAGATCTGGTGGGGCCATCGGGTGCCGGTGTGGTATTGCACGGCCGCGTGCGGCGAAGCGCCCATCGTGTCGCGCACCGATGTAGCCACCTGCCCGGGCTGTCAGGGTACGGTGCGCCAGGATGAGGACGTACTCGACACCTGGTTCTCCAGCTGGCTCTGGCCCTTCAGTACCCTTGGGTGGCCCGAGAAGACGCCGGACCTCAAGGCGTTTTACCCCGGCGATGTACTGGTCACCGCCCCCGAAATTCTGTTCTTCTGGGTGGCCCGCATGGTGATGAGCGGCTGCTGGTTCCTGGACAAGGCGCCGTTCCACACGGTGTACCTGCACGGCACGGTGCGCGACATGCAGCACCGCAAGATGTCCAAGTCGCTCGGTAACGGTATCGACCCGCTGGACGTGGTGAAGTTGTACGGCGCCGATGCGCTGCGGTGGACGATGGTGGCCGGACTGGGGCTTGGCGTGGACATCATGCTCGACCCCAACGACCTCGAAAAGTCGTTCTCCCCCGGGCGCAATTTCTGCACGAAGCTGTGGAACATCGGGCGCTTCCTGTTGTCACGCGTGGGCACCGATCCCGTGGCGCCTGTGGCCTCGCTGGATCGCGCGCAGCTGGCCCCGGCGGATCGCTGGATTCTGGAGCGCCTCGACGTGGCCATTGCCGACTGCGATGCGGCACTGGGGCCGGCGCGCCCGAGTGACCTGGCCACCTGGACTGAGCAGGAGCGCGGTCGCGGGTTGCGACTGTCGGAGTACGCGGAGGCCGCACGGCGGTTCGTCTGGAACGAACTGGCCGACTGGTATCTCGAAAGCATCAAGCCGCGTCTCGCGGCCGAAGGCACCGCCGACCGCGAAGTGGCCCGGGCCGTGCTGGCTCATGCCTTTGACGGTGCGTTGCGATTGCTGCATCCGGTCGTGCCGTTCATCACCGAAGAGCTGTGGCAGAAGCTGCCACAGACTCCACAGGGCGCCTTCATTGCGCAGGCCTCGTGGCCAGTGGCCAGCGGCGAGGCGGCTGGCGCCGGCGCCGGCTTCGAAATGGTGCGCGAATCGGTGGCGGCGATCAGACAGGTCCGTGCGGAGTACAATGTGAATCCGGGCGCGTGGGTGGAGGCCATTCTGGTGGCTTCCGGTGACGCGCAGGGCATGCTGGTGGCGCAGGCCGATACCGTAGGATCGCTTGCGCGCTCGAAAGTGCGCGTGGAGACGACCAACCCCGGCGGCGCGGCGGCGCAGGTGCTGCTCTCGGGCGGCGTCGAACTCGTCGTGCCGCTGGCCGGCATGATCGATCTCGACAAGGAGAAGCAGCGTTTGGATACGGAAATCGCCCAGCTCGACAAGCAGTTGACCGCCCTCGATGCTCGCCTGTCCAACGACGGCTTTATCTCCAAGGCCAAGCCGCAGGTGGTGGAGGCGGAACGCGCCAAGGCCGCCGAATGGCGCGCACGTCTGGAGCAGTTGCGCCAGAAGCGCACCGCGATTGCCGCGTGA
- a CDS encoding BON domain-containing protein, with the protein MALGAVAGLAIGMAIADRAGGMDGLLRRKTSRRQRRHREDGWRGDERRSQTFDELEDDDSELAPEAISHLHLRGRYPEPSSRSSHPSESYRTPPRRPVVPAATSGVDPVELEERVLEVFRNDLLLAERTIDIGANDEGVIELTGWVEAASEAEYAVVLAKGVPDVAAVVSLLAVSGQKL; encoded by the coding sequence GTGGCGCTCGGCGCCGTGGCAGGACTGGCGATTGGCATGGCCATCGCCGATCGGGCCGGTGGCATGGACGGGCTGCTGCGCCGCAAGACCAGTCGGCGCCAGCGTCGGCATCGGGAGGATGGCTGGCGGGGCGATGAGCGCCGCTCCCAGACGTTCGACGAGCTGGAAGACGATGACTCCGAGCTCGCCCCCGAGGCCATCTCTCATTTGCACCTTCGGGGCCGGTACCCTGAGCCCTCGTCCCGGTCTTCGCACCCCTCGGAGTCTTACCGGACGCCCCCGCGGCGCCCCGTTGTACCGGCGGCGACCAGCGGCGTTGATCCCGTTGAGCTGGAAGAACGGGTGCTGGAAGTGTTCCGCAATGACCTCCTGCTGGCCGAACGCACCATCGATATTGGCGCCAACGACGAGGGCGTGATCGAGCTGACCGGGTGGGTGGAAGCGGCCTCGGAAGCGGAGTACGCCGTGGTGTTAGCCAAGGGAGTACCGGACGTGGCGGCAGTGGTGAGCTTGCTGGCAGTGAGCGGACAAAAGCTGTAA
- the thrS gene encoding threonine--tRNA ligase yields MPSVSSDALIVLTLPDGSTREVAPGTLARDVVGSIGARLLQASVAVAVDGEVQDLMTPLRKSGAFVVITDKDPRALAVLRHSGAHILATAVRRLRPDAKIGFGPAIDDGFYYDFEVETPFTPEDLAAFEAEMKKVVAEKYPFMREEVSLDEAKVRFADDPLKLERLADFEGTDEVISTYTDGPFIDLCRGPHVPDTSHLKHFKLLHTAGAYWRGDVKRQMLQRIYATAFFKKDELETHLHNLEEAKKRDHRVLGKSLGLFQIFPQAPGAAFWTPKGTQLYNTLEGFVRERQKEAFQEIKTPLLYNKKLWEQSGHWGKYKENMFLVLDNETGEHDMSLKPMNCPSHHVLYASEKHSYRELPVRYVTFDVLHRNELSGALSGLTRVRQFSQDDCHVYLREDQIESEVKFLMDFILSYYDTFGLTARLKFATRPEQRIGSDELWDRAEGALRAALESTGREYEMKEGDGAFYGPKIDFDVTDSIGRAWQLGTIQLDYNAPERFDLSYTGEDNAPHRPVVIHRAVSGSFERFIAILIEHFGGAFPVWLAPEQVRVIPIAIDYNEHAQALVTRLKAHGIRATLDARNETLNYRVREGEVEKVPYMCVIGRREAEEQTVALRARGGGKKQDILSQDAFLERVLEEVRTRALPVPAEKAAAAEADA; encoded by the coding sequence ATGCCGTCTGTAAGTTCCGATGCCCTGATCGTTCTCACGCTTCCCGATGGCTCCACGCGGGAAGTTGCCCCGGGCACCCTCGCCCGCGATGTCGTGGGCAGCATCGGCGCCCGCCTGCTGCAGGCCTCTGTGGCCGTGGCCGTTGATGGCGAGGTCCAGGACCTCATGACCCCGCTGCGCAAGAGCGGCGCCTTTGTGGTCATCACCGACAAGGATCCGCGCGCACTGGCCGTACTGCGCCATTCGGGCGCGCACATTCTGGCCACTGCCGTACGTCGCCTGCGCCCCGATGCCAAGATTGGCTTTGGGCCGGCCATCGACGACGGCTTCTACTACGATTTCGAAGTCGAAACGCCGTTCACGCCGGAAGATCTGGCGGCGTTCGAAGCCGAAATGAAGAAAGTGGTGGCCGAGAAGTATCCGTTCATGCGTGAGGAAGTGTCGCTGGACGAGGCGAAAGTGCGCTTTGCCGATGACCCCCTCAAGCTTGAGCGGCTGGCGGACTTTGAAGGCACCGACGAAGTGATCTCCACATACACGGACGGGCCGTTCATCGACTTGTGCCGCGGCCCCCACGTGCCCGACACCTCGCACCTCAAGCACTTCAAGCTGCTCCACACGGCGGGCGCCTATTGGCGCGGCGATGTGAAGCGGCAGATGCTGCAGCGCATTTATGCCACGGCCTTCTTCAAGAAGGACGAACTCGAGACGCACCTGCACAATCTCGAGGAGGCCAAGAAGCGCGATCACCGCGTGCTCGGCAAGTCGCTGGGGTTGTTCCAGATCTTCCCGCAGGCTCCCGGCGCCGCGTTCTGGACGCCCAAGGGGACGCAGCTGTACAACACCCTCGAAGGGTTTGTGCGCGAGCGGCAGAAGGAAGCGTTCCAGGAGATCAAGACGCCCCTGCTGTACAACAAGAAGTTGTGGGAGCAGTCGGGGCACTGGGGCAAGTACAAGGAGAACATGTTCCTCGTGCTCGACAACGAGACGGGGGAGCACGACATGTCGCTCAAGCCCATGAACTGCCCGTCGCACCACGTGTTGTACGCGTCCGAAAAACATTCGTACCGTGAACTGCCGGTGCGCTATGTCACCTTCGACGTGCTGCACCGCAATGAGTTGTCCGGCGCGTTGTCCGGGCTCACGCGCGTACGGCAGTTCTCGCAGGACGACTGTCACGTCTACCTGCGCGAAGATCAGATTGAAAGCGAGGTGAAGTTCCTCATGGACTTCATTCTCTCGTACTACGATACGTTCGGCCTTACGGCGCGCCTCAAGTTTGCGACGCGCCCCGAACAGCGCATTGGCAGCGACGAGCTGTGGGATCGCGCCGAGGGGGCCCTGCGTGCAGCCCTTGAAAGCACGGGACGTGAGTACGAAATGAAGGAAGGGGACGGCGCGTTCTACGGCCCCAAGATCGACTTCGACGTGACGGACAGCATCGGGCGTGCGTGGCAGCTGGGCACCATCCAGCTGGACTACAACGCGCCGGAGCGTTTCGATCTGTCGTATACGGGAGAAGACAACGCCCCGCACCGCCCGGTGGTCATTCACCGTGCCGTGAGCGGTTCGTTCGAGCGGTTCATCGCCATTCTCATCGAGCACTTCGGGGGCGCCTTCCCCGTGTGGCTGGCGCCGGAGCAGGTGCGGGTCATTCCCATCGCCATCGACTACAACGAGCACGCGCAAGCGCTGGTGACGCGTCTCAAGGCCCACGGCATTCGCGCCACCCTCGATGCCCGCAACGAAACGCTCAACTATCGCGTGCGGGAAGGGGAAGTGGAGAAGGTGCCGTACATGTGCGTGATTGGCCGTCGTGAGGCGGAAGAGCAGACGGTCGCGCTGCGGGCCCGTGGCGGGGGCAAGAAGCAGGATATCTTGTCGCAGGACGCGTTCCTCGAGCGGGTGCTTGAAGAAGTGCGTACCCGTGCCCTCCCGGTTCCCGCTGAGAAGGCGGCCGCGGCGGAGGCCGACGCGTGA
- a CDS encoding sensor domain-containing diguanylate cyclase, whose product MTPEALLDLFLLSPVGLVEVDESGAVEVANLAARRLLTPFTSTGSLEDLFNTLSAVAPDLPARVRGFDGPRGIIVDNLELLAPGQHSGVFLSLVKVANGRIVAVATDASSLASARGLVSRYEQRLNAVEGAVREYAIYTVDAQGVVDSWSTAAERVHQWNGTAIVGQSMTQLLPPDHGGATYLQDTLALAARNGWCEEEGYRQRQDGTTFWATTVVTALRDAAGEAVGFSVVSHDVSERRRLEERLRDDASSTTDYLTGVSARRAYFDVAQSEVARARRYGQPLTMLLVDPDHFRELVDQHGEPFANEWLRAIAWVCRQESRTTDVVGRIGGEAFGVLLPSTELSGGLVLAERIRERMARHVFSGDFSGVRGTLSVGVAEVSDSVTSVDGLLSAAGTAVARARQAGMNLVVGYDD is encoded by the coding sequence GTGACCCCCGAGGCGCTGCTCGACCTATTCCTGCTGTCGCCGGTTGGGCTTGTGGAGGTGGACGAGTCTGGCGCGGTGGAAGTCGCGAATCTCGCGGCGCGGCGCCTGCTCACCCCGTTCACCAGCACGGGGTCGTTGGAAGATCTGTTCAATACGTTGAGTGCCGTGGCCCCCGACCTGCCCGCGCGTGTGCGCGGATTTGACGGCCCCCGCGGCATTATCGTGGACAATCTCGAACTGCTCGCCCCCGGGCAGCACAGCGGCGTGTTCCTCTCGCTGGTGAAGGTGGCCAACGGTCGCATCGTTGCCGTGGCCACCGACGCCTCCTCTCTCGCCTCGGCGCGTGGCCTCGTGTCACGCTACGAGCAGCGGTTGAACGCGGTGGAAGGGGCCGTGCGCGAGTACGCCATCTACACGGTCGATGCCCAGGGGGTGGTGGATAGCTGGAGCACGGCCGCCGAACGGGTGCACCAGTGGAATGGCACCGCCATTGTGGGGCAGAGCATGACGCAATTGCTCCCCCCCGATCATGGCGGCGCCACGTACCTGCAGGACACGCTGGCGCTCGCGGCACGCAACGGCTGGTGCGAAGAAGAAGGGTACCGTCAGCGGCAGGACGGCACGACGTTCTGGGCCACCACGGTGGTGACGGCTTTGCGCGATGCGGCCGGTGAGGCCGTGGGCTTTTCGGTGGTCTCGCACGATGTGTCCGAGCGCCGTCGGCTCGAAGAGCGGCTGCGTGATGACGCCTCCAGTACGACCGACTATCTCACCGGTGTCTCCGCGCGCCGGGCGTATTTCGACGTGGCGCAAAGCGAAGTGGCGCGTGCACGGCGTTACGGACAGCCGCTCACGATGCTGCTGGTGGACCCCGACCACTTCCGGGAGCTGGTGGATCAGCACGGCGAGCCCTTTGCCAACGAATGGCTGCGCGCCATTGCGTGGGTATGTCGTCAGGAATCCCGCACCACCGACGTCGTGGGCCGCATTGGCGGTGAGGCGTTTGGCGTGCTGTTGCCCAGCACCGAGCTCTCCGGTGGTCTCGTGCTGGCCGAACGTATTCGTGAACGCATGGCGCGCCACGTGTTCTCCGGGGACTTCTCCGGCGTACGCGGAACGCTCTCCGTTGGCGTGGCCGAAGTGAGCGACTCGGTCACCAGCGTGGACGGACTCCTGAGCGCGGCCGGTACGGCGGTGGCGCGCGCCCGGCAGGCGGGGATGAACCTGGTGGTCGGCTACGACGACTGA
- a CDS encoding carboxypeptidase regulatory-like domain-containing protein, which translates to MRTALPLLLLLLPALAGAQVRQPPRKPAPPPKPVAVPAKAPAIQIPLARITGEVYDSIAGGPLVGATVQFVESENPANVRSVRTDSVGLFVLDSMRVGTYIVGMIHEQVDRLGLESRVIQVNIVGSGDVSLSLGLPSPATMLANVCGGQGAGMEKGAFMGVVRSARGTPLEGNARVRVQYLETTVSPTGVSRRFPSRFADATPSGAFLLCGVPSDATITTRAYAGIDSSGVVELPMPRHGLLLRDLYVANPQRIVKPPAGPTERPQTLLKGTSKVRGIVRDSAGKPLVGARVSVPGTGTEGTSGGGGAFTFDQLPGGSWMVEARAVGFEPRRVAVDLIDGTESAAEISLEGLAPRLDTVRVQADRWTREMGAFEERKKQGGGYFMDDQQLERRNALFVGDIMRSMPGISVQPGANGGRDRVLMRGSAGAGSCVPAVFLNGMNTPVPDGVIDGLVSAPEVRAVEVYTRNGSTPPQFQSRNGCGSIVIWTGQRRRPGDR; encoded by the coding sequence ATGCGTACCGCCCTACCGCTTCTCCTGCTGCTCCTCCCGGCCTTGGCCGGCGCCCAGGTTCGCCAACCTCCCCGCAAGCCGGCGCCGCCGCCCAAGCCGGTCGCGGTGCCGGCCAAAGCGCCAGCAATCCAGATCCCGTTGGCTCGTATCACCGGCGAGGTGTACGACAGCATCGCCGGTGGCCCGCTGGTCGGGGCCACTGTGCAGTTCGTGGAATCGGAGAACCCGGCCAACGTGCGCTCGGTACGCACCGATTCGGTGGGGCTGTTCGTGCTCGATTCCATGCGCGTGGGCACCTACATCGTGGGGATGATTCACGAGCAGGTGGATCGCCTCGGGCTCGAGAGCCGGGTGATTCAGGTGAACATTGTGGGCAGCGGAGATGTGTCGCTGTCACTGGGGTTGCCGTCGCCGGCCACCATGTTGGCCAATGTGTGTGGTGGCCAGGGCGCCGGGATGGAGAAGGGGGCGTTCATGGGCGTAGTACGTTCAGCGCGGGGAACGCCTCTGGAAGGCAATGCCCGCGTGCGGGTGCAGTATCTGGAGACCACCGTGTCTCCGACCGGCGTGTCGCGACGTTTCCCCTCGCGCTTTGCGGACGCGACCCCCAGCGGCGCCTTTCTGCTGTGCGGGGTGCCCTCAGATGCCACAATCACCACCCGTGCGTACGCCGGGATAGACTCGAGCGGCGTGGTGGAACTTCCCATGCCGCGCCATGGACTGCTCTTGCGCGACCTGTACGTGGCCAATCCGCAGCGCATTGTAAAACCGCCTGCCGGTCCCACCGAACGCCCGCAGACGTTGCTGAAGGGTACCAGCAAGGTGCGGGGCATCGTGCGCGACAGTGCGGGCAAACCTCTGGTGGGTGCTCGTGTATCGGTCCCCGGGACCGGCACCGAGGGGACGTCGGGCGGCGGCGGGGCGTTCACCTTTGACCAGTTGCCCGGCGGGTCGTGGATGGTGGAGGCCCGCGCGGTAGGATTTGAGCCGCGGCGCGTGGCCGTGGACCTCATCGACGGCACGGAGTCAGCGGCCGAAATCAGCCTTGAAGGATTGGCCCCTCGCCTGGATACGGTGCGCGTGCAGGCCGATCGCTGGACGCGCGAAATGGGCGCCTTTGAGGAACGCAAAAAGCAGGGCGGCGGCTATTTCATGGACGACCAGCAACTCGAGCGGCGCAACGCCCTGTTCGTTGGCGACATCATGCGCAGCATGCCGGGCATTTCCGTGCAGCCCGGCGCCAACGGCGGCCGCGACCGCGTGCTCATGCGCGGATCCGCCGGCGCCGGCTCATGCGTTCCCGCCGTGTTTCTCAACGGCATGAACACCCCGGTACCGGACGGCGTCATTGACGGCCTGGTGTCCGCCCCCGAGGTGCGCGCCGTGGAGGTGTACACCCGGAACGGATCAACACCGCCGCAATTTCAGAGTCGCAACGGCTGCGGCAGCATTGTCATCTGGACGGGTCAGCGACGCCGCCCTGGCGATCGCTGA
- a CDS encoding acetyl-CoA C-acetyltransferase produces MSDLSRQPVIVGAARTPIGRYLGGLASLGAPDLGAIAIKAALLRSGVAPDQVQEVIMGHVLQGGTGQAPARQAMLKAGVPSTASALTVNKVCGSGLKAVMLAAQAIKAGDAQVIVAGGQESMSNAPHYVYGMRGGVKIGDQTMVDGMIKDGLWCPTCDVHMGSHAEYTATKAGVSREAQDAFAAGSHAKAVAAQQGGKFAAEIVPVEIPGRKGPTVVDTDEGPRADTTADSLAKLRPAFPGKGDNSTLSVTAGNASSLNDGAAAVVVTSEAYAREHGLTILARITAYATGAGDPRDLFFAPITAVKNLMAKAGTTMGDYDLIEANEAFASQALADGQGLEWDASRVNVNGGAIALGHPIGASGTRVLVTLLHALIDRDLRTGLATLCLGGGDAVALSVERVS; encoded by the coding sequence ATGTCTGACCTTTCCCGCCAGCCCGTGATCGTCGGTGCCGCGCGCACCCCGATTGGCCGGTATCTCGGAGGCCTCGCCTCCCTCGGGGCGCCCGACCTCGGCGCCATTGCCATCAAAGCGGCGCTCCTGCGTAGCGGTGTCGCGCCCGATCAGGTGCAGGAAGTCATCATGGGCCACGTGCTGCAGGGCGGCACGGGGCAGGCGCCGGCCCGGCAGGCCATGCTCAAGGCCGGCGTGCCGAGCACGGCGTCGGCGCTCACCGTGAACAAGGTGTGCGGCTCTGGTCTCAAGGCGGTCATGCTGGCGGCTCAGGCCATCAAGGCCGGAGATGCGCAGGTGATTGTGGCCGGCGGACAGGAAAGCATGAGCAACGCGCCGCACTACGTGTACGGTATGCGGGGGGGAGTAAAGATCGGCGATCAGACCATGGTGGACGGCATGATCAAGGACGGGCTCTGGTGCCCCACCTGCGATGTGCACATGGGATCGCACGCCGAGTACACCGCCACCAAGGCGGGCGTTTCGCGAGAGGCGCAGGATGCCTTTGCGGCCGGCTCGCACGCCAAGGCGGTCGCAGCGCAGCAGGGCGGCAAGTTTGCGGCGGAAATTGTGCCGGTGGAGATCCCCGGTCGCAAAGGCCCCACGGTGGTGGATACCGACGAAGGGCCACGTGCCGACACCACCGCCGACTCGCTCGCCAAGTTGCGGCCGGCCTTCCCGGGCAAGGGCGACAACAGCACGCTGTCGGTGACAGCAGGTAACGCCTCGTCGCTCAATGATGGAGCGGCGGCAGTGGTGGTGACCAGCGAGGCGTACGCCCGCGAGCATGGCCTTACGATTCTCGCCCGCATTACGGCGTATGCCACCGGCGCCGGCGATCCGCGTGACCTGTTCTTTGCGCCCATTACGGCGGTGAAGAATCTCATGGCCAAGGCCGGCACCACCATGGGTGATTACGATCTCATCGAAGCCAACGAAGCCTTTGCCAGCCAGGCGCTGGCTGACGGTCAGGGGCTCGAGTGGGATGCCAGCCGCGTGAACGTGAACGGCGGCGCCATTGCGTTGGGCCATCCCATTGGGGCCAGCGGCACCCGTGTCCTGGTCACGCTGCTGCACGCGCTCATTGACCGCGACCTGCGCACCGGATTGGCCACGCTCTGTCTGGGTGGTGGCGACGCGGTCGCGTTGTCGGTGGAACGGGTTTCCTGA
- a CDS encoding CPBP family intramembrane glutamic endopeptidase, giving the protein MKVAARVLWRLGSFAVAWILAQGIFESLAAPLFAMLSRALGEPIPLYPFSMLVGVLGGCWVGFRFMDEVPWSLMGLGEGVWRLRPVVGGALVGTAAIVVTAAVLWMARQLRFETVDALAFVGESWSGTALRLAIVLAPAALWEELAFRGYLYGVAVEATPEGQGPWLARAASSVAFGLVHLTNPGAGVRTTLIVMLAGWCLCLVRERVGLPGAFTAHFAWNWVMAAVLHVPVSGLPFSTPGYRAVVSGPEWLTGGSWGPEGGLVAALVMGAAAIWSGRTQQQVQTAHPSLMIRS; this is encoded by the coding sequence GTGAAGGTCGCCGCGCGCGTCCTCTGGCGACTGGGCAGTTTCGCCGTGGCCTGGATCCTCGCCCAGGGGATCTTTGAGTCACTGGCGGCGCCGCTCTTTGCGATGCTGTCGCGCGCGCTGGGTGAGCCCATTCCGCTCTATCCGTTCAGCATGCTGGTGGGGGTGTTGGGGGGCTGCTGGGTGGGCTTTCGATTCATGGACGAGGTGCCGTGGTCGCTCATGGGGCTGGGCGAGGGCGTCTGGCGCCTGCGTCCGGTGGTGGGCGGCGCCCTCGTGGGAACCGCCGCGATCGTGGTGACCGCGGCGGTGCTCTGGATGGCTCGGCAGTTGCGCTTCGAGACGGTGGATGCGCTGGCCTTTGTGGGGGAGAGTTGGAGTGGCACGGCGCTGCGGCTGGCGATCGTGCTGGCACCGGCCGCGCTGTGGGAGGAACTGGCCTTTCGCGGCTACCTGTACGGGGTGGCCGTGGAGGCGACCCCGGAGGGGCAGGGGCCGTGGTTGGCACGTGCGGCCAGCAGTGTGGCGTTTGGTCTGGTGCATCTCACCAATCCCGGCGCTGGTGTTCGCACCACGCTCATCGTGATGCTGGCTGGCTGGTGTCTGTGTCTGGTGCGTGAGCGGGTGGGGCTGCCCGGTGCGTTTACCGCGCACTTCGCCTGGAACTGGGTCATGGCCGCGGTGCTGCATGTGCCGGTCAGCGGGTTGCCCTTCTCCACACCGGGGTACCGAGCCGTCGTCAGTGGACCGGAGTGGTTGACCGGTGGCAGTTGGGGACCGGAAGGCGGACTGGTGGCAGCACTCGTTATGGGCGCCGCCGCGATCTGGTCTGGCAGAACACAACAGCAGGTTCAGACAGCACACCCTTCGTTGATGATCAGGAGCTGA